The DNA segment CTCACAGACCACGAGAAGGAGGGATATGTCACCATAGGCAGAGCGACTTCTTCACTGATTACCCTATAAAAATCCCCTAAAATCAGGAAACAGAGCCACGGGGAAAGTGATTGCTTCACGGGTTCCGTACTCGATGTACGGTGTAGCACCAAAGCGGAGTCAGGCGCCGGAGATGGGCCATTTCCTCCGATTCACCGGCCGTCCAAGTGTATGATACGACCTGAAGCCCCCGTCCCAGGCCCGACCCTATCCCTGCTCCTACCCCATCATGGTGATTATTGCCTGGGCTACCTCTTTGATCGGGATATTCTTGTCCATGCTGATCTTCTGCATCCTCCTGAAGGCCTGCTCCTCTTTCAGGTGCTCCTTTTGCATGAGGAGGCCTTTCGCCCGCTCCACCAGCTTTCGGGTCTCCAGCTCCTCCTTGAGCCTCGTAATCCTCTCCGACAGGGCCGACTTCTCCACGAAATGGCGCACTGCAAGCTCGATGGCCGGAGACAGGCTCGCGCCCTGAAAGGGTTTGGTGAGATAGGCCATCACCCCCGCATCCCTCGCCTGCTCCACGAGGTGACGTTCCGAATAGGCGGTCAAAATGATCACGGGGTAGCGGTCTGCCACCTTTCTCGCCACGTCTATCCCGTTCAGCCGGGGCATCTTGATATCGAGAACGACCACGTCAGGATTCTTGACCTTGATCAGCTCCAGGGCCTCTCTCCCGTCGACCGCCTCGGCAATCACTTCATGACCTATCCCTTCGAGAAGCTCCCTCAGGTCGATCCTGATAAGGGGCTCGTCATCCGCAATCAATATCCGGAAGCTCATGCGTTTAAATTATAATAATTCTTCGGTAAAGGGAACATAATACGCGCGGTGGTTCCTCCTTTTCCATTTAATTGGAATCTACCCCTCAGGTCGTCTTTCACGAGGGTCCGCA comes from the Syntrophorhabdaceae bacterium genome and includes:
- a CDS encoding response regulator, giving the protein MSFRILIADDEPLIRIDLRELLEGIGHEVIAEAVDGREALELIKVKNPDVVVLDIKMPRLNGIDVARKVADRYPVIILTAYSERHLVEQARDAGVMAYLTKPFQGASLSPAIELAVRHFVEKSALSERITRLKEELETRKLVERAKGLLMQKEHLKEEQAFRRMQKISMDKNIPIKEVAQAIITMMG